One region of Aminivibrio sp. genomic DNA includes:
- the rd gene encoding rubredoxin, with protein sequence MKKYVCTVCGYVYDPAEGDPDSGVAPGTAFKDIPDDWVCPVCAVGKDMFEPEE encoded by the coding sequence ATGAAAAAGTATGTGTGCACCGTGTGCGGCTATGTCTACGACCCCGCCGAGGGCGATCCCGATTCGGGGGTGGCTCCCGGAACAGCTTTTAAAGACATTCCCGACGATTGGGTTTGCCCGGTCTGTGCCGTGGGCAAGGATATGTTCGAGCCCGAGGAGTAA
- a CDS encoding Xaa-Pro peptidase family protein produces MNREGISGRVARLRERLGQEGADVFVLVVAERYNSESMTYLSGFRGSSGALVVSEDRNYLLTDGRYALQARAESPFDIVIVDGGSLQGKTADILRQGRWETAGFEAERLSVSIFSALEPSVSVWKDCSGLLPSLRRRKEEGEAALIRKAAALAYHAYLEVREGMTEKEFNALLEYTLRKNGAEGGWRNNEFIVASGERSALPHGVPTDRAFRKGDIVTVDFGATVEGYMSDLTRNFTIGPLSPQSRDIQDTLLEAHQRAVEALRPGVEGKAVDAVARDVITRRGWGKHFPHGLGHGLGMEVHEVPRLSPHSRDVLEEGDVVTVEPGIYIEGWGGMRIEDDYLVTAGGAVCLSGGEGREAPAL; encoded by the coding sequence ATGAACAGGGAAGGAATTTCCGGACGGGTTGCCCGTCTCCGGGAACGCCTCGGGCAGGAAGGAGCGGATGTTTTCGTCCTTGTGGTGGCGGAGCGGTACAACAGCGAGTCCATGACCTACCTGAGCGGCTTCCGGGGAAGCAGCGGCGCCCTCGTCGTGTCGGAGGACAGGAACTATCTCCTTACTGACGGTCGCTATGCTCTCCAGGCCCGGGCAGAGTCGCCTTTCGACATCGTCATTGTGGATGGCGGATCCCTCCAGGGAAAGACGGCGGACATTCTGCGGCAGGGACGGTGGGAAACCGCCGGATTCGAGGCGGAGCGGCTCTCCGTTTCCATTTTCAGCGCCCTCGAACCATCGGTCTCTGTCTGGAAAGATTGCTCCGGGCTTCTACCCTCCCTGCGGCGGAGGAAGGAAGAGGGCGAGGCGGCCCTCATCCGGAAGGCGGCCGCCCTGGCCTATCATGCCTACCTTGAGGTCCGGGAGGGCATGACGGAGAAGGAGTTCAACGCCCTGCTTGAATACACCCTGAGGAAAAACGGCGCCGAAGGGGGATGGAGGAACAACGAATTCATCGTCGCCTCCGGCGAGCGGAGCGCCCTGCCCCACGGCGTACCCACCGACCGGGCCTTCCGGAAGGGGGACATCGTCACCGTGGATTTCGGCGCCACAGTGGAGGGGTACATGTCCGACCTGACCAGAAACTTTACCATCGGCCCTCTCTCCCCCCAGAGCAGGGATATCCAGGACACCCTCCTGGAAGCCCATCAGCGGGCCGTGGAGGCCCTCCGCCCCGGTGTGGAAGGCAAGGCTGTGGATGCCGTCGCCAGGGACGTGATCACCCGCCGGGGATGGGGAAAGCATTTCCCCCACGGCCTCGGGCACGGCCTCGGGATGGAGGTTCACGAAGTGCCGCGGCTCTCTCCCCACTCCAGGGACGTCCTGGAGGAAGGGGACGTGGTCACCGTTGAGCCGGGCATCTATATCGAGGGCTGGGGCGGCATGAGGATCGAGGACGACTACCTCGTCACCGCCGGCGGCGCGGTTTGCCTCTCCGGCGGGGAGGGAAGGGAAGCCCCCGCGCTGTGA
- a CDS encoding AIR synthase related protein, producing MNQSPVGKLPPGQLEGSIFRFCGASRPEVIIGPGIGEDAALIRWPDGKYVAVASDPIVGASAGAGKFLVHINANDIACKGGDPSFFVVTLLIPSRQGIPMVEGLMREIHEACLSIGAAVVGGHTELTDRYDQPVLVGTMMGPTEYAHRATDIRPGDRLILTKHAGLEGMAILASDRPDLLEPVIGPDGVREAAGWLEDISVLEEAKCLRDIARFLHDPTEGGIGGGIAEIMRLSSLGVELDYGKIPLSPLTERARQGLGFDPFHLISSGVLLAVVAPEHEEEALARLAKKGIPAASAGRFVGGRGNCPDNVAEELWGLLGRSKGE from the coding sequence ATGAATCAGTCTCCGGTGGGGAAACTTCCCCCGGGTCAGCTTGAAGGAAGCATTTTCCGGTTCTGCGGGGCATCCCGGCCCGAGGTGATTATCGGTCCCGGCATAGGGGAAGATGCCGCGCTCATCCGGTGGCCGGATGGAAAATACGTGGCAGTGGCCTCCGACCCCATAGTCGGGGCGTCCGCAGGAGCGGGGAAATTTCTCGTCCACATCAATGCCAACGACATCGCCTGCAAAGGAGGAGACCCTTCATTTTTCGTGGTCACCCTCCTCATCCCCTCCAGGCAGGGCATTCCCATGGTGGAAGGCCTCATGAGGGAAATCCACGAGGCCTGCCTCTCCATAGGGGCGGCAGTGGTGGGAGGCCATACGGAACTTACGGACCGCTACGACCAGCCCGTTCTCGTGGGAACAATGATGGGCCCGACGGAATACGCCCACCGGGCCACGGACATTCGTCCCGGGGACAGGCTGATTCTCACGAAACATGCCGGCCTCGAGGGTATGGCCATCCTTGCCTCGGACAGGCCCGACCTCCTGGAACCTGTCATCGGTCCCGATGGCGTCCGGGAGGCCGCCGGCTGGCTGGAGGACATCTCGGTCCTTGAGGAAGCGAAGTGCCTCCGGGACATCGCCCGGTTCCTTCACGACCCCACCGAGGGGGGCATCGGGGGGGGCATAGCGGAGATCATGCGGCTCAGCAGTCTCGGCGTCGAGCTGGACTACGGGAAAATCCCCCTCTCACCTCTTACTGAACGGGCGCGTCAGGGCCTGGGATTCGATCCCTTCCATCTCATCTCCTCCGGAGTCCTCCTGGCGGTGGTGGCTCCCGAACACGAGGAGGAAGCCTTGGCGAGGCTGGCGAAGAAGGGGATTCCCGCCGCTTCGGCAGGACGGTTCGTCGGGGGCCGGGGAAACTGTCCCGACAACGTCGCCGAGGAATTATGGGGCCTGCTCGGCCGGTCGAAGGGAGAATGA
- a CDS encoding epoxyqueuosine reductase QueH yields the protein MGQRLLLHACCAPDATVPLADLSAEGYAVTLYWYGANIHPAEEEEKRREALVFLAAGRVPVIVEDTCTPSWMEAASPLAGEPEGGRRCALCFRLRLEGAARAALREGIPLLSTTLTISPHKDGALINAIGEETARAFGLRWLSRIFRKNNGFVRSVAMSKELGLYRQSYCGCIFSLRRGEAHESVSGGETSPGSA from the coding sequence GTGGGACAACGGCTTCTTCTCCACGCATGCTGTGCTCCTGACGCCACGGTGCCCCTCGCCGATCTTTCGGCGGAGGGGTATGCCGTGACTCTCTACTGGTACGGCGCCAATATCCACCCTGCGGAAGAGGAAGAAAAACGAAGGGAGGCCCTCGTCTTCCTCGCGGCGGGAAGAGTTCCCGTCATCGTGGAGGATACCTGCACTCCTTCGTGGATGGAGGCGGCCTCGCCCCTGGCGGGGGAGCCGGAGGGCGGCAGGCGGTGCGCCCTCTGCTTCAGGCTTCGGCTCGAGGGGGCGGCACGGGCGGCCCTCCGCGAGGGTATCCCTTTGCTCTCCACCACCCTGACCATCAGTCCCCACAAGGACGGGGCGCTCATCAACGCCATCGGGGAGGAAACGGCTCGGGCTTTCGGCCTACGGTGGCTGTCAAGGATCTTCCGGAAGAACAACGGTTTTGTCCGCTCCGTCGCCATGTCGAAGGAGCTCGGTCTCTACAGGCAGTCCTACTGCGGCTGCATTTTCAGCCTGCGAAGAGGTGAAGCACATGAATCAGTCTCCGGTGGGGAAACTTCCCCCGGGTCAGCTTGA
- a CDS encoding transketolase produces MNLPALKNFSVGSLDDAMVRALEEAAARCRRNAVTMVTLAESGHPAGSLSSTEMYLTVYGVADLTPENCSGLDRDYVSVSHGHTSPGAYAALAEWGFFPPMDAVAHFRQCGSPFQGHVERDVPGIDWGSGNLGQGLSAGVGFALAQKARNNGKRTYVLMGDGEQTKGQSAEARRIAVKENLANITALVDWNNIQISGTIESVMPADIPALWKADGWNVMECDGHSFRELYTALRLSVSCGRPTVILCRTVMGRGVSFMENTPEFHGKAPRTELYVQAMKELGGDPSLLDEARKIRESAPVPAGRHVAPAKADLDLGDPVTYGADKKTDNRSAFGTALADVGEKNYGKEGGTPLLVFDCDLAGSVKTGDFAKKCPDWFIQAGIQEHSTATAAGAASTAGVVSLWADFGVFGLCEVYNQQRLNDINSANLKTVLTHVGLDVGEDGKTHQAIDYVGLLRNTFGWKLVVPGDPNQTDRATRWALGEAGCVCIAMGRSKLDVLTDEKAHPLFGGDYRFRYGEAVQVRPGKDGAIFALGAMTERAVKARDILREKHGMEVSVYCVSSPLAPDDGALQEAAATGRILTCEDHSVNSGMGSILAARMTELGLSASFRAVGVHTYGESGSSPDVIAAMGLDEVSLAKAFESLSGK; encoded by the coding sequence ATGAACCTTCCCGCACTAAAGAATTTTTCCGTCGGCTCCCTCGATGATGCCATGGTCCGTGCCCTCGAGGAAGCCGCCGCACGCTGCAGACGAAACGCAGTCACCATGGTCACCCTCGCGGAGAGCGGCCACCCTGCCGGTTCCCTTTCGAGCACGGAAATGTATCTGACCGTCTACGGCGTTGCGGACCTGACGCCGGAGAATTGTTCGGGACTTGACCGGGACTATGTTTCCGTCAGCCACGGCCACACCTCGCCGGGAGCTTACGCCGCCCTCGCGGAGTGGGGATTCTTCCCGCCCATGGACGCAGTTGCCCATTTCCGCCAGTGTGGTTCCCCATTCCAGGGTCACGTGGAGCGGGACGTGCCGGGCATCGACTGGGGAAGCGGCAACCTCGGCCAAGGCCTTTCCGCAGGAGTCGGCTTCGCCCTCGCCCAGAAAGCAAGGAACAACGGCAAGCGAACTTACGTTCTCATGGGGGACGGCGAGCAGACCAAGGGCCAGAGTGCCGAGGCCCGGCGGATCGCCGTCAAGGAGAATCTCGCCAATATCACCGCGCTGGTGGACTGGAACAACATCCAGATCTCGGGAACCATCGAATCGGTCATGCCCGCGGACATCCCCGCCCTCTGGAAGGCCGACGGATGGAACGTGATGGAATGCGACGGCCACTCCTTCCGGGAACTCTACACCGCCCTCCGCCTGAGCGTGTCCTGTGGCAGGCCCACGGTCATCCTGTGCCGGACCGTCATGGGCAGGGGAGTGTCCTTCATGGAAAACACGCCTGAATTCCACGGCAAGGCTCCCCGAACGGAACTGTACGTCCAGGCCATGAAGGAGCTCGGCGGCGACCCGTCCCTTCTCGACGAGGCAAGGAAAATTCGCGAGTCGGCACCGGTCCCCGCAGGAAGACACGTGGCGCCCGCGAAGGCGGACCTCGATCTTGGAGACCCCGTCACCTACGGAGCGGACAAGAAGACGGACAACCGCTCCGCCTTCGGTACCGCCCTCGCCGACGTGGGCGAAAAAAACTACGGGAAGGAAGGCGGAACGCCCCTTCTCGTCTTCGACTGCGACCTTGCCGGCTCGGTGAAGACGGGGGACTTCGCGAAAAAATGCCCCGACTGGTTCATCCAGGCGGGCATCCAGGAACATTCCACCGCTACCGCCGCCGGGGCCGCTTCCACTGCCGGCGTGGTCTCCCTGTGGGCCGATTTCGGCGTCTTCGGCCTGTGCGAGGTGTACAACCAGCAGCGGCTGAACGACATCAATTCCGCCAACCTCAAGACGGTGCTTACCCACGTGGGCCTCGACGTGGGCGAGGACGGCAAAACCCACCAGGCCATCGACTACGTGGGGCTGCTCCGGAACACCTTCGGCTGGAAGCTCGTGGTGCCCGGAGACCCCAACCAGACGGACAGGGCCACCCGCTGGGCCCTCGGCGAGGCGGGGTGCGTCTGCATCGCCATGGGCCGGAGCAAGCTCGACGTCCTGACGGATGAAAAAGCACACCCTCTCTTCGGAGGCGACTACCGTTTTCGCTACGGGGAAGCGGTACAAGTGCGCCCCGGGAAGGACGGCGCCATCTTCGCCCTCGGCGCCATGACGGAGCGGGCTGTGAAAGCCCGGGACATTCTCCGAGAGAAACACGGCATGGAGGTGTCTGTGTACTGCGTGTCCAGTCCTCTCGCCCCCGACGACGGGGCCCTGCAGGAAGCGGCGGCCACGGGCCGTATTCTCACCTGCGAGGACCACTCGGTGAACAGCGGCATGGGGTCCATCCTCGCCGCCCGGATGACGGAGCTGGGGCTCAGCGCATCCTTCAGGGCCGTGGGGGTGCACACCTACGGAGAGTCCGGCAGCTCCCCCGACGTCATCGCAGCCATGGGCCTCGACGAGGTCTCCCTGGCGAAAGCCTTCGAGTCCCTTTCGGGAAAATAG